Proteins from a genomic interval of Microbacterium abyssi:
- a CDS encoding UdgX family uracil-DNA binding protein (This protein belongs to the uracil DNA glycosylase superfamily, members of which act in excision repair of DNA. However, it belongs more specifically to UdgX branch, whose founding member was found to bind uracil in DNA (where it does not belong), without cleaving it, appears to promote DNA repair by a pathway involving RecA, rather than base excision.) has product MTKSDERPGAELWVPEHADLSELRHAAEECRGCELWEDATQVVFSRGAATAPMMIIGEQPGDREDLTGEPFVGPAGRMLMEAASAADLLEDDLYVTNAVKHFRFERRGKRRIHDKPAVGHIVACHPWLEAEAEIVQPEVIVALGATAARAVLGRTVKIGEVRGTVLEPPAGCVSPVVVTAHPSSILRVRDSADREAAFDALVDDLRTAADLVTR; this is encoded by the coding sequence ATGACGAAGAGCGACGAGCGGCCGGGCGCCGAGCTCTGGGTGCCAGAGCATGCGGATCTGTCCGAGCTGCGCCACGCCGCCGAAGAGTGCCGCGGGTGCGAGCTGTGGGAGGACGCCACCCAGGTGGTGTTCTCCAGGGGAGCGGCAACCGCGCCGATGATGATCATCGGCGAGCAGCCGGGAGATCGTGAAGACCTCACGGGAGAGCCGTTCGTCGGCCCCGCAGGCAGGATGCTCATGGAGGCGGCCAGCGCCGCCGACCTGCTTGAGGACGACCTCTACGTGACCAACGCCGTCAAGCACTTCCGGTTCGAGCGCCGCGGCAAGCGTCGCATCCACGACAAGCCCGCCGTGGGGCACATCGTCGCGTGCCACCCCTGGCTCGAAGCGGAGGCGGAGATCGTGCAGCCCGAGGTCATCGTCGCGCTGGGCGCGACCGCCGCACGCGCGGTCCTCGGGCGAACCGTCAAGATCGGCGAGGTGCGCGGGACCGTCCTCGAGCCGCCCGCCGGATGCGTGTCGCCGGTGGTCGTCACTGCGCACCCCTCGAGCATCCTGCGCGTCCGCGACTCCGCCGATCGGGAGGCGGCGTTCGACGCGCTGGTCGATGACCTCCGTACCGCCGCGGACCTCGTCACCCGCTGA
- a CDS encoding ABC transporter permease: protein MTTHVLSDTSVLTGRSLRHILRSPDTIITTAVTPIALMLLFVYVLGGAINTGSDESYINYMLPGILLITIASGIAYTAYRLFLDMQGGIFERFQSMPIARSSVLWAHVLTSLVSNLISVAIVTGVALLMGFRTGASVGAWLAVAGILILFTLALTWVAVIAGLSAKTVDGASAFSYPLIFLPFISSAFVPTESMPGPVAWFAEHQPVTSIVNTIRALFAGQPVGGEIWVALAWLVGILIVAYGIAVAVYRKRLR, encoded by the coding sequence ATGACCACTCACGTCCTCAGCGACACCAGCGTCCTCACCGGCCGGTCGTTGCGTCACATCCTCCGCAGCCCCGACACCATCATCACCACGGCGGTCACTCCGATCGCCCTGATGCTGTTGTTCGTCTACGTGCTGGGAGGAGCGATCAACACGGGATCCGATGAGTCCTACATCAACTACATGCTGCCCGGCATCCTGCTCATAACGATCGCATCCGGGATCGCGTACACGGCGTACCGGCTCTTCCTCGACATGCAGGGCGGAATCTTCGAACGATTCCAGTCCATGCCCATCGCGCGTTCCAGCGTGCTGTGGGCGCATGTGCTGACCTCGCTCGTTTCGAATCTGATCTCGGTCGCGATCGTGACGGGCGTTGCCCTGCTCATGGGATTCCGCACCGGGGCGTCCGTCGGCGCGTGGCTGGCCGTCGCCGGCATCCTGATCCTGTTCACCCTGGCACTGACGTGGGTCGCGGTCATCGCGGGCCTGTCGGCGAAGACGGTCGACGGGGCGAGCGCGTTCAGCTACCCGCTCATCTTCCTCCCGTTCATCAGCTCGGCATTCGTGCCCACCGAGTCCATGCCGGGGCCGGTCGCGTGGTTCGCCGAGCACCAGCCGGTGACCTCGATCGTCAATACGATCCGGGCGCTGTTCGCGGGACAGCCGGTAGGGGGCGAGATCTGGGTCGCGCTGGCGTGGCTCGTCGGCATCCTGATCGTCGCCTACGGCATCGCCGTGGCGGTCTACCGGAAGCGGCTGCGCTAG
- a CDS encoding ABC transporter ATP-binding protein — protein MITDTTRAPALRVEGITKSFKELEVLRGVDFDVQAGSIFALLGSNGAGKTTLVRILAALLKADTGTAVVHGFDVATAPDDVRRSISLTGQFAAVDEVLSGRENLVLVAKLRHLDNPGAIADEMLARFSLTDAGSRRAGTYSGGMRRRLDIAMSLIGNPPIIFLDEPTTGLDPQARIEVWQTVKELANAGTTVLLTTQYLDEAEQLADRIAILHRGTIIQNGTLADLKKLLPSAEVEYIEKQPSLEDVFLALVGETEGN, from the coding sequence ATGATCACCGACACGACCCGAGCGCCTGCCCTACGGGTGGAGGGAATCACGAAGTCGTTCAAGGAACTCGAAGTGCTGCGCGGCGTCGACTTCGACGTCCAGGCGGGCAGCATCTTCGCCCTCCTCGGTTCCAACGGGGCCGGTAAGACCACGTTGGTGCGAATCCTCGCCGCCCTGCTGAAGGCCGACACCGGCACCGCCGTCGTACACGGGTTCGACGTCGCGACGGCGCCTGACGATGTGCGCCGCTCGATCAGTCTGACCGGGCAGTTCGCTGCCGTCGACGAAGTGCTCAGCGGCCGGGAGAACCTCGTGCTCGTGGCCAAGCTGCGTCATCTCGACAACCCGGGGGCGATCGCGGATGAGATGCTCGCGCGCTTCTCGTTGACGGATGCCGGATCGCGGCGAGCAGGCACCTATTCAGGGGGCATGCGACGCCGGCTGGACATCGCGATGAGCCTGATCGGCAACCCGCCGATCATCTTCCTCGACGAGCCCACCACGGGCCTTGATCCGCAGGCGCGCATCGAGGTGTGGCAGACGGTCAAGGAACTCGCGAATGCAGGCACCACCGTGCTGCTCACCACGCAGTACCTCGACGAGGCCGAGCAGCTCGCCGACCGCATTGCGATCCTGCACAGGGGCACCATCATCCAGAACGGCACGCTCGCCGACCTCAAGAAGCTTCTCCCGTCCGCCGAGGTCGAGTACATCGAGAAGCAGCCCTCCCTCGAGGACGTGTTCCTCGCGCTCGTAGGCGAGACCGAAGGGAACTGA
- a CDS encoding DUF1048 domain-containing protein, translating to MAAKWIEALTGSLEQKKQYRQDKARIDGLPEPYATAAKAMHRYLMYSGGVTDGDTLTTMFTDLADLWERAAVDGTPVSQIVGDDPVEFSETFASAYLGKRWIDKERERLTKAIDDAEKGEQR from the coding sequence ATGGCCGCGAAGTGGATCGAAGCCCTCACCGGGTCACTCGAGCAGAAGAAGCAGTACCGGCAGGACAAGGCACGCATCGACGGCCTGCCCGAGCCCTACGCGACGGCAGCCAAGGCGATGCATCGGTACCTGATGTATTCCGGAGGCGTCACCGACGGCGACACCCTCACGACGATGTTCACCGACTTGGCTGACCTCTGGGAGCGCGCAGCGGTCGACGGAACGCCGGTGAGCCAGATCGTCGGCGACGATCCGGTGGAATTCAGCGAGACGTTCGCCAGCGCCTACCTGGGCAAGCGTTGGATCGACAAGGAACGGGAGCGCCTCACGAAGGCGATCGACGATGCGGAGAAGGGGGAGCAGAGATGA
- a CDS encoding PadR family transcriptional regulator, with product MASQMTEMLKGTLEGIVLAILGERPAYGYEITSRLRDEGFTDLVEGTVYALLVRIEQRGFVDVKKVPSEKGPPRKVYSLNRQGRTQLGEFWKTWSFLAERIEHLHNNERHSNEGE from the coding sequence ATGGCCAGCCAGATGACCGAGATGCTCAAAGGCACGCTCGAGGGCATCGTGCTCGCGATCCTCGGCGAGCGTCCGGCGTACGGCTACGAGATCACGTCACGACTGCGCGACGAGGGCTTCACCGACCTCGTCGAGGGCACCGTGTACGCGTTGCTCGTCCGCATCGAGCAGCGCGGGTTCGTGGACGTGAAGAAGGTCCCGTCCGAGAAGGGTCCGCCGCGCAAGGTGTACTCGCTCAACAGGCAGGGCCGCACACAGCTCGGCGAGTTCTGGAAGACGTGGAGCTTCCTCGCCGAGCGCATCGAACACCTCCACAACAACGAGCGTCACAGCAACGAAGGAGAATGA
- a CDS encoding phospholipase, giving the protein MPETQTVAPARRRVIALTLVAGTALGLLTTAGLTTAAPAAADISGRVAVIDRGELRTEMAEATTALEAARTALTTAATTVAEVEASGLDVGAGGAAIDTTALLGAIDALADDEVTSLVRPDLTADAVAQTTTITEQTASLSERLDVAVEKKKAEEAAAARIAAVAAANTPEGARDVAARIAAEKYGWGADQFSCLNSLWQKESGWNYQAYNQNGGATGIPQALPGDKMATFGSDWATNASTQIRWGLDYISRAYGTPCSAWGHSQSVNWY; this is encoded by the coding sequence ATGCCCGAAACTCAGACTGTCGCCCCTGCCCGTCGCCGCGTCATCGCGCTCACCCTCGTGGCTGGAACCGCCCTCGGCCTGCTCACCACGGCCGGACTCACCACCGCCGCTCCCGCCGCCGCAGACATCTCCGGACGCGTCGCCGTCATCGATCGCGGCGAGCTCCGCACGGAGATGGCGGAAGCGACGACCGCACTCGAGGCGGCCCGCACCGCACTCACGACGGCTGCCACCACCGTCGCGGAAGTCGAGGCGTCCGGCCTCGACGTGGGAGCCGGGGGCGCTGCCATCGACACCACCGCACTGCTCGGGGCGATCGACGCGCTCGCGGATGACGAGGTCACCTCGCTGGTGCGCCCCGACCTGACGGCCGACGCCGTCGCGCAGACCACGACGATCACGGAGCAGACGGCATCGCTGAGCGAGCGCCTGGATGTCGCAGTGGAGAAGAAGAAGGCCGAAGAGGCCGCTGCTGCTCGCATCGCCGCCGTCGCAGCGGCGAACACCCCCGAGGGCGCCCGCGACGTGGCAGCCCGTATCGCCGCCGAGAAGTACGGCTGGGGCGCCGACCAGTTCTCCTGCCTGAACTCGCTGTGGCAGAAGGAGTCGGGCTGGAATTACCAGGCCTACAACCAGAACGGCGGGGCCACCGGCATCCCGCAGGCTCTCCCCGGTGACAAGATGGCCACCTTCGGCTCGGACTGGGCAACCAACGCGAGCACGCAGATCCGCTGGGGCCTGGACTACATCTCGCGCGCATACGGCACACCCTGCTCGGCGTGGGGTCACTCGCAGTCCGTCAACTGGTACTGA
- a CDS encoding VOC family protein: protein MTSSPRPPLSSTARWIIGLSAAVIIAGVMVTWWAIATQNRAAGDAPASGASAVTSAPVEPGPPAPSDELPADTGMGAVTIAARDLDTLTEYYRDVIGLTVIEESAGIAVLGIDEPLIRLEATDAGADDPRSAGLYHSAILFDDAASLARTLVNVAELAPESYQGSSDHAVSLAFYVGDPEGNGVELYIDRPRDEWLWEDGEVVMGSAMLDPNQFIDENLGDEASGSATMGHVHLRVGDLDQARAFYSDVLGFDVTSEAQGAVFYSAGGYHHHLATNTWQSAGAGQRAESAGLRGITVAVPAASDLDALVTRLADAGIEHSASDSHVVTADPWGNAVRFVLS from the coding sequence GTGACCTCATCTCCTCGTCCCCCGCTCTCCTCGACCGCACGCTGGATCATCGGCCTGAGCGCCGCCGTGATCATCGCCGGAGTCATGGTGACCTGGTGGGCGATCGCCACGCAGAATCGCGCGGCGGGTGATGCCCCGGCATCCGGCGCCTCCGCCGTGACGTCCGCACCGGTGGAGCCCGGGCCGCCGGCCCCCTCAGACGAGCTGCCGGCCGACACCGGGATGGGTGCCGTCACGATCGCGGCGCGCGACCTCGACACGCTGACCGAGTACTACCGCGACGTGATCGGGCTGACGGTCATCGAGGAGTCTGCCGGCATCGCGGTACTCGGAATCGACGAGCCGCTCATCCGTCTCGAGGCGACGGATGCGGGAGCAGACGACCCGCGCAGCGCAGGGCTGTACCACTCGGCGATCCTGTTCGACGATGCGGCGTCACTGGCGCGCACGCTGGTGAACGTCGCCGAACTGGCACCGGAGTCATACCAGGGCAGCTCAGATCACGCCGTGAGCCTCGCCTTCTACGTCGGCGATCCCGAGGGCAACGGCGTCGAGCTGTACATCGACCGGCCACGTGACGAGTGGCTCTGGGAGGATGGCGAGGTCGTCATGGGCAGCGCGATGCTCGATCCGAATCAGTTCATCGACGAGAACCTGGGCGACGAGGCATCCGGCTCTGCGACCATGGGGCACGTGCACCTGCGCGTGGGTGATCTCGATCAGGCCCGCGCGTTCTACTCCGACGTGCTCGGCTTCGACGTCACGTCCGAGGCTCAGGGCGCGGTGTTCTACTCGGCCGGTGGCTACCACCATCACCTCGCCACGAATACGTGGCAGAGCGCGGGCGCGGGTCAGCGAGCGGAGAGTGCGGGGCTTCGCGGGATCACCGTCGCCGTGCCTGCGGCATCCGATCTCGACGCGCTCGTCACTCGTCTCGCAGATGCCGGCATCGAGCATTCCGCGTCGGACTCCCACGTCGTCACCGCCGACCCGTGGGGCAATGCGGTGCGGTTCGTTCTGAGCTGA
- a CDS encoding DUF1918 domain-containing protein, protein MRPNVGDRIVTHGRTVGAVERTGEVIEIRGSEEHPLLVVRYDDGHETILSPGSDTVIRHVD, encoded by the coding sequence ATGCGACCGAACGTGGGCGATCGCATCGTGACTCACGGGCGGACGGTGGGTGCCGTCGAGCGGACCGGCGAGGTCATCGAGATCCGAGGTTCCGAGGAGCATCCGCTGCTGGTGGTCCGATACGACGACGGGCACGAGACGATTCTCTCGCCCGGCAGCGACACGGTGATCCGGCACGTGGACTGA
- a CDS encoding SDR family NAD(P)-dependent oxidoreductase has product MPAFERFRDRRAVITGAASGIGLELMFALVRRGVHVAACDLDDDRLQSAVRRAQRLAPAVQVTAHVCDVSDRAAVSEFQREVAQEHRTDHIHLLFNNAGAVGGMSFVTSPPEEWERTFAVSWSGTYNCTRQFLPMLLAADQGVVVNTASVNALWASLGSRTPHSAYSSAKFAVRGFTESLVVDFQRNAPHLSAVLVLAGHVRTRMPAPPRTWKRAFGGLFADYEPVSPESAATAILGAVERGSWRVIIGDDAAAVDERVRADPWNAYD; this is encoded by the coding sequence ATGCCCGCATTCGAGCGTTTCAGAGATCGCCGCGCGGTGATCACCGGCGCCGCATCGGGCATCGGGCTGGAGTTGATGTTCGCGCTTGTGCGTCGGGGAGTTCACGTCGCCGCGTGCGATCTTGACGACGACAGGCTTCAGTCCGCGGTTCGCAGAGCGCAGCGCCTGGCACCAGCGGTGCAGGTTACCGCGCACGTGTGCGACGTGTCCGATCGAGCCGCCGTGAGCGAGTTTCAGCGCGAGGTTGCGCAAGAACATCGCACAGACCACATCCACCTGCTGTTCAACAACGCCGGCGCTGTGGGTGGGATGTCTTTCGTGACCTCACCGCCGGAGGAATGGGAGCGCACCTTCGCGGTGTCATGGTCGGGTACGTACAACTGCACACGACAGTTCCTGCCGATGCTGCTCGCCGCGGATCAGGGCGTGGTCGTGAACACAGCGTCGGTGAATGCGCTCTGGGCAAGTCTCGGGTCTCGCACCCCGCATTCGGCGTACTCGTCGGCGAAGTTCGCGGTGCGCGGGTTCACCGAGTCACTCGTCGTCGATTTTCAGCGGAATGCGCCGCACCTCTCGGCTGTGCTCGTGCTGGCGGGTCATGTGCGAACGAGAATGCCCGCGCCGCCTCGCACGTGGAAGCGCGCATTCGGCGGACTCTTCGCCGACTATGAGCCGGTTTCGCCCGAATCGGCGGCGACCGCGATTCTCGGTGCGGTCGAGCGCGGATCGTGGCGAGTGATCATCGGTGACGACGCCGCCGCGGTCGACGAGCGCGTACGGGCCGATCCCTGGAACGCGTACGACTAG
- a CDS encoding MarR family winged helix-turn-helix transcriptional regulator, with the protein MTDRKLALEAWEGLFRAQHELFTAMSADFEGTPITQAEYDVLLTVTRAPDMTARLRDVTTNMLISQPSVSRLVDRMVTRGLIRKSADPEDGRGSILTATDAGARSFREVATTHSRSIVEHMSALDEDELRHLRRLTDKLRAH; encoded by the coding sequence ATGACAGACCGCAAGCTCGCGCTCGAAGCGTGGGAGGGCCTGTTCCGCGCGCAACACGAGCTGTTCACGGCCATGAGCGCGGACTTCGAGGGCACCCCGATCACCCAGGCCGAGTACGACGTGCTGCTCACCGTCACGCGGGCCCCTGACATGACCGCGCGGTTGCGCGACGTGACGACGAACATGCTCATCAGCCAGCCCAGCGTCTCTCGTCTCGTCGACCGCATGGTGACCCGCGGGCTGATCAGGAAGAGTGCCGATCCGGAGGACGGGCGCGGCTCGATCCTCACCGCGACGGATGCCGGTGCGCGCAGTTTCCGCGAAGTCGCCACCACGCACAGCCGCTCGATCGTCGAGCACATGTCAGCGCTCGACGAGGATGAGCTGCGCCATCTGCGACGACTGACGGACAAGCTCCGCGCGCACTGA
- a CDS encoding SPFH domain-containing protein produces the protein MEIAGAVGILILVGIAVVALIVVGLIVLLFARSWIKVARADEALVISGRKQRVQRAIISADGTESSESVDSPVTVIVNGKSLVNPITQRHEIISLRSRQVSLNAEAQSLDSVTLNVDGVAIVKIGSDPLYVRRAAERFASQDAAIEQFTTEQLEGALRGIVATLSVVELMRERKKFSDQIAADVSHELAEQGLILDSFQIKGITDAVGYIQSLGAPEIQSKRQAAEISQTNADRAINQKNIANQESNLVEQTALDTNTANANAGIGRARAEAEQAEHLARAQAEQAVLQQQAENRQAQLDADVKRVADAQRYEAETRAQADLYTRERAAEAAAIEQVKQAEARTRIAEQQAEADRARAAGEAAAAEAKAAGEANALRALADAEAEARRLRANAEADAIRAEGEARAAAVEAEAKAIASNQEAILSQRVLDVLPTMMGEFAKGYAAIGSVSIVGGSGDDGASNVVGADNAKALKSVFDSVSSATGLDLAAIIQGQAVGRGIGESLAASGAASAQAPSEAPAQAQQKRTATKTADSATPPPPPASAE, from the coding sequence ATGGAGATCGCCGGAGCCGTCGGAATTCTGATCCTCGTCGGCATCGCCGTCGTCGCCCTGATCGTCGTGGGCCTGATCGTGCTGCTGTTCGCACGCAGCTGGATCAAGGTCGCGCGCGCCGATGAGGCGCTGGTCATCTCGGGACGCAAGCAGAGGGTGCAGCGCGCGATCATCAGCGCCGACGGCACCGAGAGCTCCGAGAGCGTCGACTCGCCCGTCACCGTCATCGTGAACGGCAAGTCGCTGGTCAACCCGATCACGCAGCGCCACGAGATCATCTCGCTGCGCTCGCGCCAGGTGTCGCTGAACGCCGAGGCGCAGTCGCTCGACAGCGTGACGCTGAACGTCGACGGCGTCGCGATCGTGAAGATCGGCTCCGACCCGCTGTACGTGCGCCGTGCGGCCGAGCGCTTCGCGTCGCAGGATGCCGCGATCGAACAGTTCACGACCGAGCAGCTCGAGGGTGCGCTCCGCGGCATCGTCGCGACCCTGTCGGTGGTCGAGCTCATGCGCGAGCGCAAGAAATTCTCCGACCAGATCGCGGCGGACGTATCGCACGAACTTGCCGAGCAGGGGCTGATCCTCGACTCGTTCCAGATCAAGGGCATCACGGATGCCGTCGGGTACATCCAGTCGCTCGGAGCGCCCGAGATCCAGTCCAAGCGCCAGGCCGCGGAGATCTCGCAGACCAACGCCGACCGTGCGATCAACCAGAAGAACATCGCCAACCAGGAATCCAACCTGGTCGAGCAGACCGCCCTCGACACGAACACTGCGAATGCCAACGCCGGAATCGGTCGCGCCCGCGCAGAAGCCGAGCAGGCCGAGCATCTCGCGCGCGCCCAGGCCGAGCAGGCCGTCCTGCAGCAGCAGGCCGAGAACCGGCAGGCCCAGCTGGATGCCGACGTCAAGCGCGTCGCCGACGCACAGCGCTACGAAGCGGAGACCCGCGCGCAGGCCGACCTGTACACCCGCGAGCGTGCGGCAGAGGCCGCCGCGATCGAGCAGGTCAAGCAGGCCGAGGCGCGCACCCGCATCGCCGAGCAGCAGGCAGAGGCCGACCGCGCTCGCGCTGCCGGTGAAGCCGCAGCGGCGGAGGCGAAGGCCGCCGGTGAAGCCAACGCTCTGCGCGCACTCGCCGACGCCGAAGCCGAAGCGCGTCGCCTGCGCGCGAATGCTGAAGCCGACGCCATCCGCGCGGAGGGTGAGGCTCGCGCTGCCGCCGTCGAGGCAGAGGCCAAGGCCATCGCATCCAACCAGGAGGCGATCCTGTCCCAGCGCGTCCTCGACGTGCTTCCGACGATGATGGGCGAGTTCGCGAAGGGTTATGCGGCGATCGGCAGCGTCTCGATCGTCGGCGGTTCCGGAGATGACGGTGCGTCGAACGTCGTCGGCGCCGACAACGCCAAAGCGCTCAAGTCGGTCTTCGACAGCGTGAGCTCCGCGACCGGCCTCGACCTCGCCGCGATCATCCAGGGCCAGGCCGTCGGCCGCGGGATCGGTGAGAGCCTCGCCGCGTCGGGGGCGGCATCCGCGCAGGCACCTTCCGAAGCCCCTGCTCAGGCGCAGCAGAAGCGGACGGCCACGAAGACCGCCGATTCGGCGACGCCCCCACCGCCGCCCGCTTCGGCGGAGTGA